In the Planctomycetota bacterium genome, one interval contains:
- a CDS encoding GNAT family N-acetyltransferase — protein sequence MLDYRHQLDDDLALLPPLPRHAGGQFAAIERSRPRIRKWLNWVDETKSADDVRTFFQKCCHDIGRRLDATAIIQHRGDLAGSVGLTVVDRRDRAGEIGYWLAEGHEGQGVMTRAAAAMLSHGHGAMRLPRVFLCASTENPKSYSVMQRIGCTHEATLAAGDPLPDGEITDQVVYAHIDDECGGEPIDYALPTDRPDVRLVLQQPHHAREIFAYVDGERERLEPLLRFVERMKTVKVTRKMIRESWDMLADERGEVALIQRDGKIVGTVTAGGMGTVLRRAWIGYSIAAEHEGQGVASAALRAFTRHLWACYAKLVRLEALLAVDNKRSLNLAEACGFRHEGTLRREFRHFGKVHDIHICGMPRPETQPTR from the coding sequence GTGCTCGACTATCGACACCAACTCGACGACGACCTCGCGCTGCTGCCGCCGCTGCCGCGGCACGCGGGCGGACAGTTTGCGGCGATCGAGCGGTCGCGCCCGCGGATTCGCAAGTGGCTCAACTGGGTCGACGAAACCAAGAGTGCCGACGATGTTCGCACGTTTTTCCAGAAATGCTGCCACGACATCGGCAGACGATTGGACGCGACGGCGATCATTCAGCATCGCGGCGACCTTGCAGGCTCCGTCGGGCTCACCGTCGTCGACCGACGCGACCGTGCCGGCGAGATCGGGTATTGGCTCGCTGAAGGCCACGAAGGTCAGGGCGTCATGACCCGTGCTGCCGCCGCGATGCTCTCCCACGGCCATGGTGCGATGCGGCTGCCGCGCGTCTTTCTTTGTGCCAGCACTGAGAACCCGAAGAGCTACAGCGTCATGCAGCGCATCGGCTGCACGCACGAAGCCACGCTCGCAGCTGGCGATCCGCTGCCGGACGGCGAGATCACCGACCAGGTCGTCTACGCCCACATTGACGACGAGTGCGGCGGCGAGCCGATCGACTACGCACTACCGACCGATCGGCCGGACGTGCGTCTGGTCCTGCAGCAGCCACACCACGCTCGCGAGATCTTCGCCTACGTCGATGGCGAACGCGAACGCCTCGAGCCGCTGCTTCGCTTCGTGGAGCGGATGAAGACCGTCAAAGTCACACGCAAGATGATCCGGGAGTCGTGGGACATGCTCGCTGACGAGCGGGGCGAGGTCGCACTCATCCAGCGCGACGGCAAGATCGTCGGCACCGTGACGGCCGGCGGGATGGGAACGGTGCTGCGTCGTGCTTGGATCGGCTACTCCATCGCTGCCGAGCACGAAGGACAGGGGGTCGCGTCGGCAGCACTACGCGCCTTCACGCGGCACCTGTGGGCCTGCTATGCGAAGCTCGTGCGGCTCGAAGCCCTGTTGGCCGTGGACAACAAGCGGAGCCTGAATCTCGCCGAGGCGTGCGGCTTTCGCCACGAGGGCACGCTTCGCCGCGAGTTTCGGCACTTCGGCAAGGTCCACGACATCCACATCTGCGGCATGCCGCGTCCAGAGACTCAGCCGACGCGGTAG